The Paenibacillus mucilaginosus 3016 genome includes the window TCGGGATACGGAACAGCCATTCCGCTCTGTTCGGCACCGTCTAGGACCTCCGGCCCCATAAGACGGCTCTATTCGGCGCCGGGAATCCAAGGCCGCATGCTATGAAAAAGGGACACCCCCACCCCGGCCAAAGCCTTGAGTGAACGGCGCCCCTGAGGGTCACACGCGAAATTTACGGATCAGGTCAGACAAATCTTCGGCCATGCGGCTGAGCATGGTCGAGGAGGACACAATCTCTTCCATCGAAGCGAACTGCCCTTCCACGTGGTGGGACACCGAGTGTGTGCTCTCCGCTGCAGCGGCCGCGACCTCCTGGACGGAGTGCATCGTCGACACGGCGCTGCGGGACTCGGCTGCGATCGCCTTCGTCTCTTCGGATACCCGCAGCATCTGGCCGGCCACATCGTCGACGGCTTCATGGATCCGGCGGAAGGCGGCTCCAGCCTCTTCCACGATGCCGATCCCGCGGGACACTTCCTGTGAACCCGCTGCCGCCCCCTGCACGACCGCCGCCGTCTCCGAGCGGATGCCCTCAATCAGGCGGGCAATCTCCGCCGCCGCTTCCGTCGTCTGCATCGACAGCTTGCGGACTTCGTCGGCCACCACGGCGAAGCCGCGTCCGGCCGCCCCGGCCCGTGCCGCCTCGATCGAGGCGTTCAGCGCCAGCATGTTCGTCTGCTGGGCGATGCCGGCAATGAGCTCGTTAGCCGCCATAATCTGCGATGAACGGCCTCCCAGCCGCTCGACTGCCGCCGACAGCTCCTGCATCTTGGCGAGAATGGACTGCATCTGCCCCATGGCGGAGCGGATCGCTTCATCCCCGGAGGAAGCCGTGCGGCGCGCCTCGGCCGAAGTGGCATCCGCCGCTTCCGTAATGCCGGTGATGCTGCCGAGTTGATACGACACGCCCTCGATGATGCCTACACCGGCCTGCACGCTGCCGACCTGCTGCTCCGTGCCGGCCGAGATGTCCTGCACAATCTCGGTAATCTGCTGAAGCGCCTCGCTCACCTGCCCGGAGCTGCCGTTCAGCTCTTCGGCGGCTGCGGCCACTTCCTGCGCGGATTGCCCCACGCGGGAGACCATCTCGTGCAGGCTGGCCTTCATCCGGTTGAACGCCCCGGCCAGCTCGCCGATCTCGTCCCGGCTCGTGATGCGCAGATCGCCAACGGTCAGATCACAGTCGGCGATCCGGCCGGCGGCCTGGACCATCTCCCGCATCGGACGGACGATGCTGCGGGACAGCAGCAGACCGATCGTTATAGCGAACAACAGGACGAACAAACTGATGACCAGCATCGAAGTCTCCGTCGCATCCACGACCTCCGAGTTCTCCGCTTGGCGCTGAGCCAACAGAGCCTGCTGCTGCTCGCTGATCTGCCCGGCGGCCTGCTCCAGCGTCTGCGTCGTGGGCACAGCCCACATCAGCGCCTCGGTCCGGGCCAGCCCCGGCTCACTACGGTCCACGTACTCCGTCACCTTCTGGGTC containing:
- a CDS encoding methyl-accepting chemotaxis protein gives rise to the protein MKISVRQKVVGAFVAVALLTAAASGISYSFLNKIDHSYSSLLEDNSSMLEGVGEVLALTHQQNGMLFAYLVEPSKEKETSLKALNEQLGGKIKELEGLALTEETLSEVQKMGESNQTFARLTQKVTEYVDRSEPGLARTEALMWAVPTTQTLEQAAGQISEQQQALLAQRQAENSEVVDATETSMLVISLFVLLFAITIGLLLSRSIVRPMREMVQAAGRIADCDLTVGDLRITSRDEIGELAGAFNRMKASLHEMVSRVGQSAQEVAAAAEELNGSSGQVSEALQQITEIVQDISAGTEQQVGSVQAGVGIIEGVSYQLGSITGITEAADATSAEARRTASSGDEAIRSAMGQMQSILAKMQELSAAVERLGGRSSQIMAANELIAGIAQQTNMLALNASIEAARAGAAGRGFAVVADEVRKLSMQTTEAAAEIARLIEGIRSETAAVVQGAAAGSQEVSRGIGIVEEAGAAFRRIHEAVDDVAGQMLRVSEETKAIAAESRSAVSTMHSVQEVAAAAAESTHSVSHHVEGQFASMEEIVSSSTMLSRMAEDLSDLIRKFRV